A genomic window from Flavobacterium sp. I3-2 includes:
- a CDS encoding polyprenol monophosphomannose synthase, which translates to MSRNIVVIPTYNEIENISDILLAVLSLPVSFDILVVDDNSPDGTAEQVLKFATIYPNRIFLEKRLKKDGLGTAYVHGFYWAIVKKYDYVFEMDADFSHNPTDLLRLLEACQNGADVSIGSRYVTGVNVVNWPLNRVLMSYFASVYVRFITGMTIQDTTAGFVCYKRNVLEQIDLKKIKFVGYAFQIEMKYRAYCKQFKIEEVPIVFTDRTKGASKMSSGIFKEAVFGVLQLRIKKLLNKI; encoded by the coding sequence ATGAGTAGAAATATTGTTGTAATTCCAACTTATAATGAAATTGAAAACATTTCGGACATCTTATTGGCGGTCTTGAGTTTGCCAGTTTCGTTTGATATTCTAGTGGTTGACGATAATTCTCCTGATGGTACGGCAGAACAGGTTTTGAAGTTTGCTACGATATACCCAAACCGAATTTTTCTTGAAAAACGATTAAAAAAAGATGGCTTAGGAACAGCTTATGTTCATGGATTTTATTGGGCAATCGTGAAAAAATATGATTATGTATTTGAAATGGACGCTGATTTTTCTCACAATCCAACAGATTTATTACGTTTATTAGAAGCTTGTCAAAATGGAGCAGATGTTTCAATTGGCTCAAGATATGTAACCGGTGTAAATGTGGTGAACTGGCCTTTGAATCGTGTTTTGATGTCTTATTTCGCGTCGGTTTATGTACGATTTATCACAGGAATGACCATTCAAGATACAACTGCCGGTTTTGTTTGTTACAAACGAAATGTTTTAGAACAAATCGATTTAAAGAAAATTAAATTTGTAGGTTACGCTTTTCAAATAGAAATGAAATATCGTGCCTATTGCAAACAATTTAAAATCGAAGAAGTACCCATTGTTTTTACAGATCGTACAAAAGGAGCTTCAAAAATGTCGAGTGGTATTTTTAAAGAAGCAGTTTTTGGCGTGTTACAACTAAGAATAAAAAAACTACTAAACAAAATATAA
- a CDS encoding dihydroorotase: MSSILIKNGTIVNEGSVFTSDLLIQNERIIKIAENIEILDGFEVFDATDKVILPGVIDDQVHFREPGLTHKGNINSESKAAIAGGTTSFIEQPNTVPNAVTQEILEEKYQIASETSYANFSFMMGGTNDNLDEVLKTNPRNVAGIKLFLGSSTGNMLVDNQDVLEKIFSSTKMLIAVHCEDEQTIRENLAKAKETFGDDIPVSQHPVIRSAEACYKSSSKAIELAKKTGARLHVFHLSTGIETDLFRNDIPLEEKMITAEVCVHHLTFSDEDYKTKGNFIKWNPAVKSATDREKIWEALLDDRIDVIATDHAPHTIEEKSKKYSEAPSGGPLVQHSLVAMLEFVKEGKISIEKVVEKMAHNPAKLFKIEDRGFIKEGYFADLAIVDLNDPWEVTKENVVAKCGWSPFEGKIFSAKVDSTIVNGNFAMKNGVISDGKFGKRLLFNR; the protein is encoded by the coding sequence ATGAGTTCAATTCTAATAAAAAACGGAACAATCGTTAATGAAGGTTCGGTTTTTACAAGTGATCTTTTGATACAAAACGAACGTATTATAAAGATTGCCGAAAATATCGAGATTTTAGATGGATTTGAAGTTTTTGATGCAACTGATAAAGTAATACTTCCGGGAGTGATTGACGATCAAGTGCATTTCAGAGAACCTGGTTTAACACATAAAGGAAATATAAACTCTGAATCTAAAGCTGCAATTGCTGGTGGAACGACTTCGTTTATTGAACAGCCAAATACAGTTCCGAATGCAGTAACACAAGAAATTCTTGAAGAAAAATATCAAATAGCAAGTGAAACATCTTATGCGAATTTTTCGTTTATGATGGGCGGAACGAACGATAATTTAGATGAAGTTTTAAAAACAAATCCGCGAAATGTAGCAGGGATTAAATTATTTTTAGGTTCTTCAACAGGAAATATGTTGGTGGATAATCAAGACGTTTTAGAAAAGATTTTTTCGTCGACAAAAATGTTAATTGCAGTTCACTGTGAGGATGAGCAAACCATTCGCGAAAATCTGGCAAAAGCTAAAGAAACATTCGGTGATGATATTCCTGTTTCTCAGCATCCTGTTATTCGTAGTGCTGAAGCTTGTTATAAATCATCGTCAAAAGCAATTGAGCTAGCAAAGAAAACGGGTGCGCGTTTGCATGTTTTTCATTTGAGTACCGGAATTGAAACCGATTTGTTTAGAAATGATATTCCGCTAGAAGAAAAAATGATTACTGCAGAAGTTTGTGTACATCATTTGACTTTTTCGGATGAAGATTATAAAACGAAAGGAAACTTTATCAAATGGAATCCAGCAGTGAAGTCGGCTACAGATCGAGAAAAAATTTGGGAAGCATTATTGGATGATCGTATTGATGTTATTGCAACAGATCATGCGCCGCATACGATAGAAGAAAAATCTAAAAAATATTCCGAAGCTCCTTCTGGCGGTCCTTTAGTTCAGCATAGTTTGGTTGCTATGTTAGAATTTGTAAAAGAAGGTAAAATCTCTATCGAAAAGGTAGTTGAGAAAATGGCTCATAATCCTGCGAAACTTTTTAAAATCGAAGATCGCGGTTTTATAAAAGAAGGTTATTTTGCTGATTTGGCTATTGTAGATTTAAATGATCCATGGGAAGTTACTAAAGAAAATGTTGTCGCTAAATGCGGTTGGTCACCGTTTGAAGGTAAAATATTTTCGGCTAAAGTTGATTCTACGATTGTAAATGGAAATTTTGCAATGAAAAATGGCGTGATTTCTGATGGAAAATTCGGAAAACGTTTATTATTTAATAGATAA
- a CDS encoding DUF4296 domain-containing protein — MKKITLFLLLLSILGCSKTLEKPAKFLDKNEMTDLMFELSLVTASRSNYSKDSVFKEVLPQNILSKYNLDSLSFIELNNYYIQQPEIYLEIYDSINNRLQKRIKYFETLPDDPRDTIGSSQVVRIRDFKSVLK; from the coding sequence ATGAAAAAAATAACTCTATTTCTCTTATTACTTTCCATTCTTGGATGTAGTAAAACACTCGAAAAGCCAGCAAAGTTTTTAGATAAAAACGAAATGACTGATTTGATGTTTGAATTGTCTTTAGTTACGGCATCGAGATCAAACTATTCTAAAGATTCGGTTTTTAAAGAAGTATTGCCACAAAATATACTTAGTAAATATAATTTGGATAGTTTATCATTTATTGAGTTGAACAACTATTATATTCAGCAACCAGAAATTTATTTAGAAATTTACGATTCAATAAATAATAGGTTGCAGAAGAGAATTAAATATTTTGAAACTTTACCAGATGATCCAAGAGATACAATCGGTAGCTCACAAGTTGTACGAATAAGAGATTTTAAATCTGTTTTAAAATAA
- a CDS encoding NAD-dependent epimerase/dehydratase family protein, with translation MILVTGGTGLVGAHLLLRLTDDNRKVRAIFRNEKNISKTKNLFEIMNKENLFSKIEWFKADLNDVPELEEAFIDITEVYHCAAMVTFTGSENEKMQKVNIEGTANMVNLSLAFDVEKFCHISSIATLDETIIGTNLIDETSNWNPNGIHSDYAISKFGGETEVWRAAQEGLNVVIVNPGVIFGIGFPDQGSGEIITKMKSGFPFYTDGKTGVVSANDVVSCMIGLMDNNIFNQRFILVSENISYKDLFEKICNLLNKKTNFLEAKKWMLAIAWRMDWLLTAIIPNKKRSLSRDLATASFTKDLYKNDLIKKTLNFEFETSDKFLKDIILKQI, from the coding sequence ATGATATTAGTTACAGGCGGAACCGGTTTAGTTGGTGCTCATTTATTATTGCGGTTAACAGACGATAATCGAAAAGTAAGAGCGATTTTTAGAAACGAAAAAAACATTTCTAAAACAAAGAACTTATTCGAAATAATGAATAAAGAAAATTTGTTTTCAAAAATCGAATGGTTTAAAGCTGATTTGAATGACGTACCAGAACTCGAAGAAGCTTTTATCGACATCACAGAAGTTTATCATTGTGCAGCGATGGTTACTTTTACAGGTTCTGAAAACGAAAAGATGCAGAAAGTGAACATCGAAGGCACCGCAAACATGGTAAATCTTTCGTTGGCTTTTGATGTTGAAAAATTTTGTCACATCAGTTCAATCGCAACTTTAGACGAAACTATTATTGGTACGAATTTAATAGACGAAACAAGTAATTGGAATCCGAATGGAATACATAGCGATTATGCCATTTCTAAATTTGGCGGAGAAACTGAAGTTTGGCGTGCCGCACAAGAAGGTTTAAATGTGGTCATTGTGAATCCGGGTGTGATTTTTGGCATCGGATTCCCAGACCAAGGTTCAGGTGAAATCATTACAAAAATGAAAAGTGGATTTCCGTTTTATACTGATGGCAAAACGGGTGTTGTTTCTGCAAATGATGTGGTTAGTTGCATGATTGGTTTAATGGATAACAACATTTTCAACCAACGTTTTATTCTAGTTTCTGAAAACATTTCTTACAAAGATTTATTTGAAAAAATTTGTAACCTTTTAAATAAAAAAACTAATTTTTTAGAAGCAAAAAAATGGATGCTGGCAATTGCTTGGCGAATGGATTGGCTTTTAACAGCAATTATTCCAAACAAAAAAAGAAGCCTTTCAAGAGATCTTGCTACAGCTTCTTTTACAAAAGATTTATATAAAAATGATCTTATAAAAAAGACACTTAACTTTGAATTTGAAACATCTGATAAATTCTTAAAAGATATTATTTTAAAACAGATTTAA
- the tyrS gene encoding tyrosine--tRNA ligase: MKNFIEEVTWRGMLHDVMPGTEEHLMEQMRVAYVGIDPTADSLHIGHLVGVMLLKHFQIAGHKPLALIGGATGMIGDPSGKSTERNLLDEAALRHNQNAIKGQLARFLDFESDAKNAAELVNNYDWMKEFSFLEFIRTVGKHITVNYMMAKDSVKKRLNGEAQDGMSFTEFTYQLIQGYDFLHLYKDKSCTLQMGGSDQWGNITTGTELVRRMEAGKAFALTCPLITKADGTKFGKSEGGNIWLDAERTSPYKFYQYWLNTSDVDAEKYIKIFTFLSKEEIEKLTAEHQEAPHLRALQKKLAEEITVMVHSREDFENAVKASGILFGNASADDLKQLDSKTFLDVFDGVPQAEIAKSDLEAGLDIVTVLNEKSGFMKSNGEARRSLAENSISVNREKVQEGFTLTSNDLINNEFVLLQKGKKNYFVLRFV; this comes from the coding sequence ATGAAAAATTTTATTGAAGAAGTGACTTGGAGAGGTATGCTCCACGACGTAATGCCAGGCACAGAAGAACATTTGATGGAGCAGATGCGTGTTGCGTATGTGGGAATTGACCCAACAGCGGATTCATTGCATATTGGACACTTAGTAGGTGTGATGTTATTAAAACATTTTCAGATTGCTGGTCACAAACCTTTAGCATTAATTGGTGGTGCAACTGGTATGATTGGTGACCCGTCAGGAAAATCAACAGAACGTAATTTATTAGATGAAGCAGCTTTACGCCACAATCAAAATGCAATTAAAGGACAATTAGCTCGTTTTTTAGATTTTGAATCTGATGCAAAAAATGCTGCTGAATTGGTTAATAATTACGATTGGATGAAAGAATTTTCATTCTTAGAATTTATTAGAACTGTCGGGAAACATATAACTGTAAATTATATGATGGCGAAAGACTCTGTAAAAAAACGTTTAAATGGCGAAGCTCAAGACGGAATGTCGTTTACAGAATTTACGTATCAATTGATTCAAGGTTACGATTTCTTACATTTATACAAAGACAAATCTTGTACTTTACAAATGGGAGGGTCTGATCAATGGGGTAATATTACTACCGGAACGGAATTGGTTCGTAGAATGGAAGCAGGTAAAGCGTTTGCTTTAACTTGTCCGCTAATCACGAAAGCTGATGGTACAAAATTCGGAAAATCTGAAGGAGGTAATATTTGGTTAGATGCCGAAAGAACTTCACCTTACAAATTCTACCAATATTGGTTAAATACATCTGATGTTGATGCAGAAAAATACATCAAAATTTTCACATTCTTATCTAAAGAAGAAATCGAAAAGTTAACAGCAGAACATCAAGAAGCTCCACATTTAAGAGCTTTACAAAAGAAATTAGCTGAAGAAATTACGGTAATGGTTCACTCTCGTGAGGATTTTGAAAATGCGGTAAAAGCATCTGGAATTTTATTTGGAAATGCTTCTGCAGATGATTTAAAACAATTAGATTCTAAAACATTTTTAGATGTTTTTGATGGAGTTCCGCAAGCTGAAATTGCAAAATCAGATTTAGAAGCAGGATTAGATATTGTTACGGTTTTAAATGAGAAATCAGGTTTTATGAAATCGAACGGGGAAGCGCGTCGCTCATTAGCTGAAAATTCAATTTCTGTAAACCGCGAAAAAGTTCAAGAAGGATTTACTTTAACTTCAAACGATTTAATTAATAACGAATTTGTTTTATTGCAAAAAGGTAAGAAAAACTATTTTGTTTTGCGTTTCGTTTAA
- a CDS encoding acyl transferase, which yields MFTAEDIISIHTTKEFHKTAMKIFRYQFEHNEVYQKYCLLLQKDPSNVRHLTEIPFLPIEFFKSKEILSSIEPIQETFTSSGTTGLATSKHHVTDLSFYEYSFRNGFSKFYGNIEDYTVLALLPSYLERDGSSLIYMVNDLIEGSNHPDSGFYLNDYEALTKKLIELDSDGQNVLLIGVTYALFDLIELQKFELKNTIVMETGGMKGKRKEMIREELHQILSEGFGVPKIHSEYGMTELLSQAYSLGDGIFECPPWMDILIRDTEDPLTILEDEKTGGINVIDLANFNSCSFIATQDLGKKYPDYSFEVLGRFDNSDIRGCNLMVLE from the coding sequence GTGTTTACAGCCGAAGATATTATATCAATCCACACCACCAAAGAGTTTCATAAAACTGCAATGAAAATATTTCGTTATCAATTTGAGCATAACGAAGTATATCAAAAATACTGTTTGCTTTTACAAAAAGACCCTTCAAATGTTAGACATTTAACTGAGATTCCTTTTTTACCAATCGAATTTTTTAAATCAAAAGAAATATTAAGTTCAATTGAACCTATTCAAGAAACTTTCACAAGTAGCGGAACAACAGGATTAGCCACTTCAAAACATCACGTAACCGATTTATCATTTTACGAATACAGTTTTAGAAATGGTTTTTCTAAATTTTACGGAAACATCGAAGATTATACTGTTTTAGCCCTTTTACCATCTTATTTAGAACGCGATGGATCTTCGTTAATTTATATGGTTAATGATTTAATCGAAGGCTCAAATCACCCAGATAGCGGATTTTATTTAAACGATTACGAAGCCTTAACTAAAAAACTAATCGAACTTGATTCTGACGGTCAAAATGTGTTATTAATTGGAGTGACTTATGCCCTATTCGATTTGATCGAATTGCAAAAATTTGAACTAAAAAACACCATCGTTATGGAAACAGGCGGAATGAAAGGAAAACGCAAAGAAATGATTCGCGAAGAATTACATCAGATTCTAAGCGAAGGTTTTGGAGTTCCGAAAATTCATTCGGAATACGGGATGACCGAATTACTTTCTCAAGCTTATTCTTTAGGTGATGGTATTTTTGAATGTCCGCCTTGGATGGATATTTTAATTCGTGACACCGAAGACCCATTAACAATTCTTGAAGATGAAAAAACAGGAGGAATCAATGTAATCGATTTGGCAAATTTCAATTCGTGTTCGTTTATCGCAACACAAGATTTAGGAAAAAAATATCCTGATTATAGTTTTGAAGTTTTAGGTCGATTTGACAATTCAGATATTAGAGGTTGCAACCTAATGGTTTTAGAATAA
- a CDS encoding T9SS type A sorting domain-containing protein, translating into MKKIYTLFFVAITSVSFAQTTVTKQFNEFGFANEEDDLSGDIDENINFVTLQNAASLPAKYFTNGNSIRLYPGESDGNSIEFYFSEGIIVSEIIITGNANYTPDAGYFLSGSTTPTSITAVGNTYTISGIAATESFTFQNTINATSGNQIRIAGITITYTEETASIKDNNIEGLKVYPNPASELVYITSNEIGTKNVAIYDMLGKKVLETSTEETVNVSTLTSGVYIMKISQDGKNASRKLVIK; encoded by the coding sequence ATGAAAAAAATTTACACCTTATTTTTTGTTGCAATAACTTCAGTAAGTTTTGCGCAAACAACAGTTACAAAACAATTCAATGAATTTGGCTTTGCAAATGAAGAAGATGATCTTAGTGGAGACATCGATGAAAACATTAATTTTGTTACATTACAAAATGCCGCGTCTTTACCAGCAAAATACTTTACCAATGGTAACAGCATTAGACTTTACCCAGGAGAATCAGATGGTAATTCAATTGAATTTTATTTTAGTGAAGGAATAATTGTTTCTGAAATTATTATTACAGGAAATGCAAATTACACACCAGACGCAGGTTATTTCTTAAGCGGCAGCACAACTCCAACATCAATAACTGCCGTTGGAAACACATACACCATTTCAGGAATTGCCGCAACTGAATCATTTACATTTCAAAACACTATTAATGCAACTTCTGGAAATCAAATAAGAATTGCTGGAATTACAATTACTTATACAGAAGAAACAGCTTCAATCAAAGACAATAACATAGAAGGTTTAAAAGTTTATCCTAATCCAGCTTCTGAATTAGTATACATTACTTCTAATGAAATCGGAACTAAAAATGTTGCTATCTATGATATGTTAGGTAAAAAAGTTTTAGAAACTTCTACAGAAGAAACTGTAAATGTTTCAACTTTAACTTCTGGAGTTTACATCATGAAAATTTCTCAAGATGGTAAAAACGCTTCTAGAAAATTAGTTATCAAATAA
- a CDS encoding T9SS type A sorting domain-containing protein: MKKIYTLVAVLTATFAANAQSEIITQWNFDAADHTLAVNPSTGTGTFGIIGGVELNLNTDGTMPGGNPTSGKGYSIKTFPEQGTNSGTAGFQFALSTTGYENITLSFDPRSSGTGSKWMQYEMSTDGTTWTTLGNNNGALANDFNNPVSVTLPATADNQGSITFKLVSIFAPGTQAYAPVGTNYGTGGAWRIDNLTISGEEIDTASTIDNNIEGLKVYPNPASELINITSNELGIKNVTIYNMLGKKVLETSTEETVNVSTLTSGVYIMKISQDGKNASRKLVIK, translated from the coding sequence ATGAAAAAAATCTACACTTTAGTTGCTGTATTAACTGCAACATTTGCTGCAAATGCTCAGTCAGAAATCATTACTCAATGGAATTTTGATGCTGCAGATCACACATTAGCAGTAAACCCTTCAACAGGAACAGGTACTTTCGGAATTATCGGAGGTGTTGAACTTAATTTAAATACTGATGGAACAATGCCAGGTGGTAACCCTACAAGTGGTAAAGGATACAGTATTAAAACTTTTCCAGAACAAGGAACAAATAGCGGAACAGCTGGTTTTCAATTCGCTTTAAGTACTACTGGTTATGAAAACATAACACTTTCATTTGATCCTAGATCATCTGGAACTGGTTCAAAATGGATGCAGTATGAAATGTCAACTGACGGAACAACATGGACAACTTTAGGAAACAACAACGGAGCATTAGCTAATGATTTTAACAATCCAGTTTCTGTTACTTTACCAGCTACAGCTGATAATCAAGGTTCAATAACTTTTAAATTAGTTTCTATTTTCGCACCTGGTACACAAGCATACGCACCTGTCGGAACCAATTATGGTACTGGTGGAGCTTGGAGAATCGACAACTTAACAATTAGCGGAGAGGAAATTGACACTGCTTCAACAATAGATAACAACATCGAAGGTTTAAAAGTGTATCCTAACCCAGCTTCTGAATTAATTAACATTACTTCAAATGAGTTAGGTATTAAAAATGTTACAATTTATAATATGTTAGGTAAAAAAGTTTTAGAAACTTCTACAGAAGAAACAGTAAACGTTTCAACTTTAACTTCTGGAGTTTACATTATGAAAATTTCTCAAGATGGTAAAAATGCTTCTAGAAAATTAGTTATCAAATAA
- a CDS encoding T9SS type A sorting domain-containing protein yields the protein MKQKYILYILFFLFITLSGFAQEKKNNSTKTDGIEGLQIFPNPATTGRIYISTDQNSNSRDVVIYDMLGKKVFETILYGNNKEINISNLNSGIYLIKVTENNTSATRKLVIK from the coding sequence ATGAAACAAAAATACATCCTATATATTCTTTTTTTTCTATTTATTACTTTAAGCGGATTTGCTCAAGAGAAAAAAAACAATTCTACAAAAACTGATGGAATAGAAGGTTTACAGATTTTTCCAAATCCTGCAACAACTGGTAGAATATACATTTCAACAGATCAAAACTCAAATTCAAGAGATGTCGTAATTTATGACATGCTAGGAAAAAAAGTTTTTGAAACTATTCTTTATGGAAATAACAAAGAAATAAACATAAGTAATTTAAATTCTGGCATTTATTTAATTAAAGTAACAGAAAACAACACTAGTGCTACACGTAAATTAGTTATTAAATAA
- a CDS encoding TonB-dependent receptor, which produces MKFRFLLLTLLLCFVTYAQNIKTIKGSITDQGSNNEPLAYATIVIKGTEIGASSDENGKFILDAPEGIHTLEISYVGYKTKEVLINTAKDQIITVSLEAEDNSLEDIIITVKTNKGSESALLNEQRKSLEIKQNIGSQELSRKGVGDVATAVTKTSGISKQESSGGIFVRGLGDRYNSTTMNGLPIPSNKPDTKNINLNIFPTDIVEYISIDKTYLARNYGDFAGGNVDIISKKNNSNGFFNIDLGANINTNAVGHKDFQLQDGRSYFGFSNNKQPNNSLDGFNFNHAYKLKSVTPVAGNLGLSGGKKFLVGTEGILNLFATLSFSNDYGFKEGINKSVNAQGIATNDLYQKTTSYNTNTTGMLNANYDINANNNISYNFLLVNTSSLKNDNLRGYMRDIAETEQGGILNRNTYEQNQLMVNQLLGKHILSDKTTFNWGAAYNHIKNEMPDRTQNKLMYNENINGYGLVGKTASDNHRYFQSLTEKEFAFNASVDYNFNKNEDDSYKGKLIVGYNGRFKERNFEATQFILRLANQYKENYLVDENNLDGFFNQQNYEAGYFDIETFRGNKNNPNALEPQYYNGKQSINAGFVNLEYQLNPRLFAVVGVRYENINQKIDWKTQLDFTGGENTLKKNAFLPSLNLKYELNGTQNLRFAFSKTYTLPQFKERAPFIYEEVDEVESGNPNLYASDDYNFDLKWEMFPQNDEVLSATAFGKYIQNPINKITISSSANDLTFVNSGNYGYVYGIEIEARKNLFYFNDDDNNKLSAGVNLAIMKTHQELDNEKIKSETNYSAQFTNSTSGFTGASNLLLNADVTYFKEWNQRNLIATLAYNYNSDRLYSIGTEQKGNLVDKGFGSLDLILKTKLNKNFSVGLNAKNLTNPAIKRVQENTNEDILVRSYKLGRFISASVKYSF; this is translated from the coding sequence ATGAAATTCAGATTTTTATTATTAACTCTTTTATTATGTTTTGTAACTTATGCACAAAACATCAAAACAATAAAAGGTTCAATTACAGACCAAGGTTCAAACAACGAACCATTAGCTTACGCAACAATTGTTATTAAAGGTACGGAAATTGGCGCAAGCTCTGACGAAAATGGAAAATTTATTTTAGATGCCCCAGAAGGAATTCATACATTAGAAATATCTTATGTTGGATACAAAACGAAAGAAGTATTAATTAATACTGCAAAAGACCAAATTATTACAGTTTCATTAGAAGCCGAAGACAACAGTCTTGAAGACATTATTATTACTGTCAAAACAAATAAAGGAAGTGAATCTGCTTTACTTAATGAGCAACGCAAATCTTTAGAGATTAAACAAAACATTGGTTCACAAGAATTATCTAGAAAAGGTGTTGGAGATGTTGCAACAGCAGTTACCAAAACATCTGGAATTAGTAAACAAGAAAGTTCAGGTGGCATTTTTGTCCGTGGATTAGGTGACCGCTACAACAGCACAACCATGAACGGATTGCCTATTCCGTCAAACAAACCTGATACAAAAAATATTAATTTAAATATTTTTCCGACGGATATTGTTGAATACATCTCAATTGACAAAACGTATTTAGCACGTAATTACGGAGATTTTGCTGGAGGAAATGTAGATATCATTTCAAAGAAAAATAATTCGAACGGATTTTTTAATATCGATTTAGGAGCAAACATCAACACAAACGCAGTTGGTCATAAAGATTTTCAGTTACAAGACGGAAGAAGTTATTTTGGTTTTTCTAACAACAAGCAACCAAATAATTCGTTAGATGGATTTAACTTTAATCATGCTTACAAATTAAAATCTGTAACTCCAGTTGCTGGTAATTTAGGTTTAAGCGGAGGTAAAAAATTCTTAGTTGGAACAGAAGGAATTTTAAATTTATTTGCCACTCTATCCTTTTCTAACGATTACGGATTCAAAGAAGGAATCAACAAATCGGTAAACGCACAAGGAATTGCAACTAACGATTTATATCAAAAAACAACAAGTTACAACACCAACACAACTGGAATGTTAAATGCAAATTACGACATCAATGCAAACAACAACATTTCTTACAACTTTTTGTTGGTAAACACTTCTTCTTTAAAAAATGACAACTTAAGAGGTTATATGCGTGACATTGCAGAAACGGAACAAGGTGGAATTTTGAATAGAAATACTTACGAACAAAATCAATTGATGGTTAATCAATTATTAGGTAAACACATTTTATCAGACAAAACAACATTCAATTGGGGAGCTGCTTACAATCACATTAAAAATGAAATGCCAGACAGAACTCAAAACAAATTAATGTACAACGAAAATATTAATGGTTATGGATTGGTTGGAAAAACAGCATCTGACAATCATAGATATTTTCAGAGTTTAACAGAAAAAGAATTTGCTTTTAACGCTTCTGTTGATTATAATTTCAATAAAAACGAAGACGATTCTTACAAAGGAAAATTAATTGTTGGTTACAACGGACGTTTTAAAGAACGTAATTTTGAAGCAACTCAGTTTATTTTAAGATTAGCAAATCAATATAAAGAAAACTATTTAGTTGACGAAAACAATTTAGACGGTTTCTTTAACCAACAAAATTACGAAGCTGGATATTTTGACATTGAAACGTTCCGTGGAAACAAAAACAATCCGAATGCTTTAGAGCCTCAATATTATAATGGTAAACAAAGTATCAATGCTGGATTTGTGAATTTAGAATACCAATTAAATCCAAGATTATTTGCTGTAGTTGGCGTTCGTTACGAAAACATCAATCAAAAAATTGATTGGAAAACGCAACTAGATTTTACAGGTGGTGAAAACACACTTAAGAAAAATGCTTTCTTACCTAGTTTAAATTTAAAGTATGAATTAAACGGAACTCAGAATTTACGTTTTGCATTCTCTAAAACATATACGTTACCACAGTTTAAAGAAAGAGCTCCTTTTATTTATGAAGAAGTTGATGAAGTAGAAAGTGGAAACCCAAATTTATATGCATCAGACGATTATAATTTTGATTTAAAATGGGAAATGTTTCCACAAAACGACGAAGTTTTATCTGCAACAGCTTTTGGTAAATACATTCAAAATCCAATCAATAAGATTACGATTTCATCATCTGCGAACGACTTAACATTTGTTAACTCAGGAAATTACGGATATGTTTATGGTATTGAAATTGAAGCTCGTAAAAACTTATTCTACTTTAATGACGATGATAACAATAAATTATCTGCTGGAGTTAATTTAGCCATCATGAAAACGCATCAAGAATTGGATAATGAAAAAATCAAATCAGAAACAAATTATTCGGCTCAATTTACCAATTCAACAAGTGGTTTCACAGGAGCATCTAATTTATTACTAAACGCTGATGTTACTTATTTTAAAGAATGGAATCAAAGAAATTTAATAGCAACTTTAGCTTACAATTATAATTCGGACCGTTTATATAGTATTGGTACAGAACAAAAAGGTAATTTAGTTGACAAAGGTTTTGGAAGTTTAGACTTAATTTTAAAAACGAAATTAAACAAAAATTTCTCTGTTGGATTAAATGCAAAAAACTTAACCAACCCAGCAATCAAACGTGTACAAGAAAACACAAACGAAGATATCTTAGTTAGATCATACAAGTTAGGTCGTTTTATAAGTGCTTCAGTAAAATATTCTTTTTAA